In Musa acuminata AAA Group cultivar baxijiao chromosome BXJ2-10, Cavendish_Baxijiao_AAA, whole genome shotgun sequence, a genomic segment contains:
- the LOC135624470 gene encoding protein DAY-LENGTH-DEPENDENT DELAYED-GREENING 1, chloroplastic-like isoform X2, with amino-acid sequence MPLMSASTSACRGNLVFFLGDARPGRGSAPNHMLAFVIQRSRRRRSASRMIGNCKNKGYPKKRSWWQKFFSDGDDESWFGWSAEDVLGVDGVGDDYGEKDGPEDERFEAWKSRAEAIIELREAQENARNAEGRAWEDWLGGDELAGGGSSSSDQDWGGEAAGPPSEVADDPEEITREKGLVEAIKDAIAENDEELSFEDRVFRYASTSSAKFVALLILVPWALDFVVHDFALMPFLDRYVKTVPLAAEMLDVRRQQKLEMIKTLKLERARLRLEVEIGKSPPLSDEDVWVELRHKAIDLRDEWRLENRKAFANIWSDMVYSITLFILIYFNKSKVALLKFTGYKLLNNISDTGKAFLIILITDIFLG; translated from the exons ATGCCCTTGATGAGCGCTTCGACTAGTGCTTGCCGCGGGAATCTCGTTTTCTTTCTCGGCGATGCACGTCCCGGCCGCGGTAGCGCGCCGAACCACATGCTTGCTTTTGTTATTCAGCGGAGTCGGCGGCGGCGGAGCGCCTCCCGAATGATTGGAAATTGTAAGAATAAGGGGTACCCCAAGAAGAGATCTTGGTGGCAGAAGTTCTTCTCGGACGGAGACGACGAGAGCTGGTTCGGCTGGAGTGCTGAGGATGTGCTCGGCGTCGACGGGGTAGGCGATGATTACGGAGAGAAGGACGGGCCGGAGGATGAGAGATTTGAGGCTTGGAAGAGCAGGGCTGAGGCGATCATTGAGCTCCGTGAAGCACAAGAGAATGCGAGAAATGCGGAGGGCCGAGCGTGGGAAGATTGGCTTGGAGGAGATGAACTTGCTGGCGGGGGTTCTTCGTCTTCGGATCAGGATTGGGGCGGTGAAGCGGCGGGACCTCCGAGCGAGGTGGCCGATGACCCAGAGGAGATAACGCGGGAGAAGGGTCTTGTAGAAGCAATTAAGGATGCGATTGCTGAGAATGATGAAGAACTGTCGTTCGAGGATAGAGTTTTCCGGTATGCTTCGACTAGTTCG GCAAAATTTGTTGCTTTATTGATTCTCGTTCCATGGGCATTGGACTTTGTGGTTCATGACTTTGCCCTGATGCCATTCTTAGACAG GTATGTGAAGACCGTACCACTTGCTGCTGAGATGCTTGATGTTAGGAGACAACAAAAACTTGAGATGATAAAGACTTTAAAGCTTGAGAGAGCAAGATTGCGCTTAGAGGTAGAGATTGGTAAATCTCCTCCTCTTTCAGATGAAGATGTCTGGGTGGAGTTGCGGCACAAAGC GATAGATCTAAGAGATGAATGGAGATTAGAGAACCGAAAAGCATTTGCAAACATTTGGTCAGACATGGTGTATAGCATCACATTATTCATTCTTATCTACTTCAATAAGAGCAAA GTTGCTTTGCTAAAGTTTACAGGATATAAGCTACTAAATAACATTTCAGACACAGGGAAAGCATTCCTTATTATTTTAATCACAGATATTTTTTTGGGGTAA
- the LOC104000201 gene encoding uncharacterized protein LOC104000201 → MAMAKRGVHQKERDNNGGNGIRASHQGDVSKLPGKTIANYLKPTISSCHVGSCRYPRSQKQASEASSMATSSAKPGSSINKARLLSSVPERTPASIRSKERARTRAGKSPMTAAISSKKRTTGIEKSPVTTAISLKERTRRTDGRSSMAAISPKPSLGKAFKTPTSGKAVPVRKANVAATTSTTAAKSEDDKVIRVDDETQTQDQAKGTRVEVEQPHESKAKVESEEPKAAKTDDDEVSHETEGKMELQPESEVGGDKTVAQEKEKGEEEGVAPKGPANGRNQPLPAYNAVIEEKATKLAARRNKVLALAGAFESVISLQMPELSSQEQAAMTVRSVSRGRGRAAQSTQQPTEEGRKGGNEGAN, encoded by the coding sequence ATGGCGATGGCCAAGAGAGGAGTGCATCAGAAAGAGAGGGACAACAATGGAGGAAATGGCATCAGAGCCTCCCACCAAGGGGACGTTTCAAAGCTGCCGGGGAAGACGATAGCGAACTATCTGAAGCCCACCATAAGCTCCTGCCATGTCGGCAGCTGCAGGTATCCCAGGAGCCAGAAACAAGCTTCCGAGGCCTCTTCCATGGCTACCTCCTCTGCCAAGCCTGGAAGCTCCATCAACAAAGCTCGCTTGCTGTCCTCTGTGCCCGAAAGAACTCCTGCATCGATCAGATCCAAAGAGAGAGCAAGGACCAGAGCTGGCAAGTCTCCAATGACAGCAGCAATCAGCTCAAAGAAGAGAACGACAGGAATCGAGAAATCTCCAGTGACGACAGCAATCAGCTTAAAAGAGAGAACCAGAAGAACTGATGGGAGATCTTCCATGGCTGCGATCTCTCCGAAACCAAGCTTGGGGAAGGCATTCAAGACTCCAACAAGCGGGAAAGCAGTTCCGGTCAGGAAGGCCAACGTCGCTGCCACGACCTCCACCACTGCGGCCAAATCGGAGGACGACAAGGTGATACGTGTCGACGATGAAACCCAAACACAAGACCAGGCAAAGGGCACACGAGTGGAGGTAGAACAGCCACACGAGAGCAAGGCCAAGGTAGAGAGCGAAGAGCCAAAAGCAGCCAAGACGGACGACGACGAGGTCTCACACGAGACGGAAGGAAAGATGGAACTGCAGCCGGAGAGCGAGGTGGGAGGAGACAAGACAGTGGCACAAGAGAAGGAAAAGGGTGAGGAAGAAGGGGTGGCGCCAAAGGGGCCAGCGAACGGGAGGAACCAGCCGCTGCCGGCTTACAATGCTGTGATAGAGGAGAAGGCCACCAAGCTGGCGGCGCGGCGGAACAAGGTGTTGGCACTCGCGGGGGCCTTCGAGTCCGTCATCTCGTTGCAGATGCCGGAACTGAGTTCACAGGAGCAGGCGGCGATGACGGTGAGGAGCGTCAGTAGGGGCCGCGGCAGAGCTGCTCAATCAACCCAGCAACCGACGGAGGAAGGGAGGAAGGGTGGGAACGAGGGAGCCAATTGA
- the LOC135624469 gene encoding large ribosomal subunit protein uL30y-like produces the protein MGIERLSISPANPNAETELPTDPIDKARNRHAFVSSLPESIVRDPKGREMAAEGPKAVVPESVLKKRKREEQWALAKKQELDAKKKKARENRKLIFGRAQQYAKEYGSQEKELIRLKREARLKGGFYVSPEAKLLFIIRIRGINAMHPKTRKILQLLRLRQIFNGVFLKVNKATMNMLQRVEPYVTYGYPNLKSVRELIYKRGYGKLNKQRIPFTDNSIIEQGLGKHGIICIEDLVHEVMTVGPHFKEANNFLWPFKLKAPLGGLKKKRNHYVEGGDAGNREDYINELIRRMN, from the exons atGGGGATCGAACGGCTGTCGATCTCCCCTGCAAACCCTAACGCCGAGACCGAACTCCCCACCGACCCTATCGATAAAGCTCGCAACCGTCACGCTTTCGTCTCCTCGCTCCCCGAATCCATCGTGAGAGATCCCA AGGGGAGGGAGATGGCGGCGGAGGGGCCGAAGGCGGTGGTCCCGGAGTCCGtgctgaagaagaggaagagggaagaGCAGTGGGCGCTGGCGAAGAAGCAGGAGCTCGACgccaagaagaagaaggcgcGCGAGAACCGGAAGTTAATCTTCGGCAGAGCCCAGCAGTACGCCAAGGAGTACGGATCGCAG GAGAAGGAGTTGATCCGTTTGAAGAGAGAGGCCAGGTTGAAGGGCGGATTCTATGTCAGCCCAGAAGCCAAGCTTCTGTTCATCATCCGCATACGAGG TATAAATGCCATGCACCCGAAAACCCGAAAGATCTTGCAGCTCCTACGTCTGCGTCAG ATATTCAATGGCGTGTTTCTGAAGGTGAACAAGGCTACGATGAACATGTTGCAGCGTGTTGAGCCATACGTGACATATGG GTATCCTAATCTCAAGAGTGTTAGGGAGTTAATTTACAAGCGAGGGTATGGGAAGTTGAACAAGCAGAGAATTCCTTTTACCGACAACTCGATCATCGAGCAG GGCTTGGGGAAACATGGTATCATCTGCATTGAAGATCTTGTTCACGAGGTTATGACCGTTGGACCACACTTTAAGGAGGCAAATAACTTTTTGTGGCCTTTCAAGTTGAAGGCACCATTGGGTGGCCTGAAGAAAAAGAGGAATCACTATGTCGAGGGAGGTGATGCTGGAAACCGTGAGGATTACATCAATGAGCTTATCAGAAGGATGAATTAG
- the LOC135624470 gene encoding protein DAY-LENGTH-DEPENDENT DELAYED-GREENING 1, chloroplastic-like isoform X1 — MPLMSASTSACRGNLVFFLGDARPGRGSAPNHMLAFVIQRSRRRRSASRMIGNCKNKGYPKKRSWWQKFFSDGDDESWFGWSAEDVLGVDGVGDDYGEKDGPEDERFEAWKSRAEAIIELREAQENARNAEGRAWEDWLGGDELAGGGSSSSDQDWGGEAAGPPSEVADDPEEITREKGLVEAIKDAIAENDEELSFEDRVFRYASTSSAKFVALLILVPWALDFVVHDFALMPFLDRYVKTVPLAAEMLDVRRQQKLEMIKTLKLERARLRLEVEIGKSPPLSDEDVWVELRHKAIDLRDEWRLENRKAFANIWSDMVYSITLFILIYFNKSKVALLKFTGYKLLNNISDTGKAFLIILITDIFLGYHSESGWQALIEIILEHYGLEIDKAAITIFICSVPVVIDACVKLWLFRFLPRLSPNVSNIFQEMKRH; from the exons ATGCCCTTGATGAGCGCTTCGACTAGTGCTTGCCGCGGGAATCTCGTTTTCTTTCTCGGCGATGCACGTCCCGGCCGCGGTAGCGCGCCGAACCACATGCTTGCTTTTGTTATTCAGCGGAGTCGGCGGCGGCGGAGCGCCTCCCGAATGATTGGAAATTGTAAGAATAAGGGGTACCCCAAGAAGAGATCTTGGTGGCAGAAGTTCTTCTCGGACGGAGACGACGAGAGCTGGTTCGGCTGGAGTGCTGAGGATGTGCTCGGCGTCGACGGGGTAGGCGATGATTACGGAGAGAAGGACGGGCCGGAGGATGAGAGATTTGAGGCTTGGAAGAGCAGGGCTGAGGCGATCATTGAGCTCCGTGAAGCACAAGAGAATGCGAGAAATGCGGAGGGCCGAGCGTGGGAAGATTGGCTTGGAGGAGATGAACTTGCTGGCGGGGGTTCTTCGTCTTCGGATCAGGATTGGGGCGGTGAAGCGGCGGGACCTCCGAGCGAGGTGGCCGATGACCCAGAGGAGATAACGCGGGAGAAGGGTCTTGTAGAAGCAATTAAGGATGCGATTGCTGAGAATGATGAAGAACTGTCGTTCGAGGATAGAGTTTTCCGGTATGCTTCGACTAGTTCG GCAAAATTTGTTGCTTTATTGATTCTCGTTCCATGGGCATTGGACTTTGTGGTTCATGACTTTGCCCTGATGCCATTCTTAGACAG GTATGTGAAGACCGTACCACTTGCTGCTGAGATGCTTGATGTTAGGAGACAACAAAAACTTGAGATGATAAAGACTTTAAAGCTTGAGAGAGCAAGATTGCGCTTAGAGGTAGAGATTGGTAAATCTCCTCCTCTTTCAGATGAAGATGTCTGGGTGGAGTTGCGGCACAAAGC GATAGATCTAAGAGATGAATGGAGATTAGAGAACCGAAAAGCATTTGCAAACATTTGGTCAGACATGGTGTATAGCATCACATTATTCATTCTTATCTACTTCAATAAGAGCAAA GTTGCTTTGCTAAAGTTTACAGGATATAAGCTACTAAATAACATTTCAGACACAGGGAAAGCATTCCTTATTATTTTAATCACAGATATTTTTTTGGG GTATCATTCTGAGTCTGGTTGGCAGGCTTTGATAGAGATTATTCTTGAGCATTATGGGCTTGAAATTGATAAAGCTGCAATAACCATTTTCATTTGCTCAGTTCCAGTTGTGATTGATGCCTGTGTGAAGCTTTGG CTATTCAGGTTCCTTCCGAGGCTGTCCCCAAATGTGTCTAATATTTTCCAAGAAATGAAGCGGCATTAG
- the LOC135624471 gene encoding reticulon-like protein B23: MVEGERSAVTDEASAAEGRVEVGRPAVLLVCGSLVYYHCAFRGSSLLSLVSDVLIVLLCSLAILGMLLRQMNISVPVDPLEWQISQDMANTIVACLANTVGAAESVLRVAATGHDKRLFLKVVLTLYLLSTLGRAASGVTIAYAGLCLLCLYFFARSLELISRCTSQFSKRSDSAAGDQDVM; the protein is encoded by the exons ATGGTGGAGGGAGAAAGGTCGGCGGTGACCGACGAGGCGTCAGCGGCAGAGGGGAGGGTGGAGGTGGGGCGGCCCGCGGTGTTGCTCGTGTGCGGGAGCCTGGTGTACTACCACTGCGCGTTCCGCGGGTCGAGTCTTCTATCCCTCGTCTCCGACGTCCTCATCGTTCTCCTCTGCTCCCTCGCCATCCTCGGCATGCTGTTACGCCAGATGAACATCTC GGTACCTGTGGATCCTCTTGAATGGCAGATATCACAGGACATGGCCAACACCATTGTTGCTTGCTTGGCCAATACAGTTGGAGCAGCAGAGTCTGTGTTAAGGGTTGCCGCAACAGGGCATGACAAGAGGCTGTTCCTTAAG GTGGTTCTCACTCTCTACCTCTTGTCAACTTTGGGACGAGCAGCTTCAGGTGTTACAATTGCTTATGCTG GATTGTGCTTGTTATGTCTCTACTTCTTTGCGCGAAGTTTGGAGCTCATATCCAGGTGCACTTCTCAGTTCTCCAAGAGAAGCGACTCTGCAGCCGGAGATCAGGATGTCATGTAA
- the LOC104000159 gene encoding GATA transcription factor 20: protein MSEHPGHHIHITAADHQALPSAALTAHIDGASGRNGELIAAADAQALQQYHDADHSSGSVGHGMEEDGVGAMDHEGMETEGPSDPNHLGDAQTLISPQVGGNQLTLSFQGDVYVFDSVSPEKVQAVLLLLGGREMHTGLNPFPSTSVQNRRVNIPHRVASLMRFREKRKERNFEKKIRYTVRKEVALRMQRNRGQFTSSKSKAEDSTGGATTTDANQNWGSPENKTPGASACHHCGISAKSTPMMRRGPDGPRTLCNACGLVWANKGTMRDLSKNPAPTTPNALSEPKEGDNSAEAVGSQPIAVGVNGHDTS, encoded by the exons ATGAGCGAGCACCCGGGCCACCACATCCATATAACGGCGGCCGACCACCAGGCCCTGCCGTCCGCGGCCCTCACGGCCCACATCGATGGTGCCAGTGGCCGTAACGGAGAGTTGATCGCTGCCGCCGACGCGCAGGCCTTGCAGCAGTACCACGATGCGGATCACAGCAGTGGCAGCGTCGGCCACGGTATGGAGGAGGACGGGGTTGGGGCCATGGATCACGAGGGGATGGAGACGGAAGGGCCGTCTGATCCGAACCATTTGGGTGATGCCCAAACCCTGATCTCGCCGCAAGTGGGCGGGAATCAGCTCACGCTGTCGTTCCAAGGCGATGTTTATGTTTTCGATTCCGTCTCCCCAGAAAAG GTTCAAGCCGTGCTCTTGTTGCTTGGAGGCCGTGAGATGCATACTGGCCTGAATCCTTTTCCGTCAACTTCTGTACAAAACAGG CGTGTGAATATTCCCCATAGAGTTGCATCCTTGATGCGCTTTCGGGAGAAGCGGAAAGAGagaaattttgaaaagaaaatacGGTACACTGTTCGGAAGGAGGTCGCACTGAG GATGCAAAGAAACAGGGGTCAATTTACATCATCTAAATCGAAAGCTGAAGATTCCACTGGTGGTGCTACCACTACTGATGCAAACCAAAATTGGGGTTCACCAGAGAACAAGACCCCGGGAGCATCTGC GTGCCATCACTGTGGCATCAGTGCAAAGTCTACACCGATGATGCGCCGTGGGCCTGATGGACCAAGGACCTTATGTAATGCATGTGGACTTGTGTGGGCAAACAAG GGAACAATGAGGGATCTTTCGAAAAATCCAGCTCCGACTACTCCGAATGCCTTGTCAGAACCAAAAGAAGGG GACAACTCTGCGGAAGCAGTCGGATCACAGCCGATTGCAGTGGGTGTTAATGGCCATGATACATCATGA